One window of the Zea mays cultivar B73 chromosome 3, Zm-B73-REFERENCE-NAM-5.0, whole genome shotgun sequence genome contains the following:
- the LOC100281681 gene encoding xylosyltransferase oxt — protein sequence MHGNNGSGEQHSPRSPKSSASPRGGGGGGGAAKLPSSAAAWLVDSRWALSAALSLLLFLAVALAVTSFSSSSSPYIVSPSSFFSSLPVPVPASRAAAANHSQSQSPPPPPGAGVPRLAYLISGSKGDLDRLWRALHALYHPRNQYVVHLDREAPVAERLELAARVANATVFRRAGNVHVIRRANMVTYRGPTMVSNTLHACAVLLRRGGAWDWFINLSASDYPLMTQDDILHVFSTVPRNVNFIEHTGYLGWKEGQRARPLIVDPGLYGSKKQDIFWVSQKRELPTAFKLFTGSAWVALTRDFVEYTVWGWDNLPRTLLMYYANFVSSPEGYFQTLLCNAPRFVPTVANHDLHHIQWDVPPRQHPHPLALADMPAMLASGAPFARKFPRDDPVLDAIDDGLLARPRTANATAAFVPGGWCGADAECRAVDNDWVLRPGPGAQRFRRLIDRIVRSEAFPNRQCK from the exons ATGCACGGCAACAACGGCAGCGGCGAGCAGCACTCGCCGAGGTCGCCCAAGTCGTCGGCGTCCCCGCGcggcgggggcggcggcggcggagcggCGAAGctcccgagcagcgcggcggcctGGCTGGTGGACAGCCGCTGGGCGCTGTCGGCCGCGCTGAGCCTGCTGCTGTTCCTGGCCGTCGCGCTCGCCGTCACGTCCTTctcctcctcctcgtcgccctacATCGTCTCCCCgtcgtccttcttctcctccctccccgtccccgtccccgccagccgcgccgccgccgccaaccACTCCCAGTCCCAGTCGCCGCCTCCTCCCCCCGGCGCCGGCGTGCCGCGGCTGGCCTACCTCATCTCCGGCTCCAAGGGCGACCTGGACCGCCTGTGGCGCGCGCTGCACGCGCTGTACCACCCGCGCAACCAGTACGTGGTGCACCTGGACCGCGAGGCCCCCGTGGCGGAGCGCCTGGAGCTGGCGGCCCGCGTCGCCAACGCCACCGTCTTCCGCCGCGCCGGCAACGTCCACGTCATCCGCCGCGCCAACATGGTCACCTACCGCGGCCCCACCATGGTGTCCAACACGCTGCACGCCTGCGccgtcctcctccgccgcggcggAGCCTGGGACTGGTTTATCAACCTCTCCGCCTCCGACTACCCGCTCATGACGCAGGACG ACATCCTGCACGTATTCTCCACGGTGCCCAGGAACGTCAACTTCATCGAGCACACCGGCTACCTAGGCTGGAAGGA GGGGCAGCGTGCTCGGCCTCTGATCGTGGACCCGGGGCTGTACGGCTCCAAGAAGCAGGACATCTTCTGGGTGTCGCAGAAGCGGGAGCTGCCGACGGCGTTCAAGCTCTTCACGGGCTCCGCCTGGGTGGCGCTGACGCGGGACTTCGTGGAGTACACGGTGTGGGGGTGGGATAACCTGCCGCGCACCCTGCTCATGTACTACGCCAACTTCGTCTCCTCCCCGGAGGGCTACTTCCAGACGCTGCTCTGCAACGCGCCCCGCTTCGTGCCCACCGTCGCCAACCACGACCTGCACCACATCCAGTGGGACGTGCCGCCGCGCCAGCACCCGCACCCGCTCGCGCTCGCCGACATGCCCGCCATGCTCGCCAGCGGCGCGCCCTTCGCCCGCAAGTTCCCGCGGGACGACCCCGTGCTCGACGCCATCGACGACGGCCTCCTCGCGCGCCCGCGCACCGCCAACGCCACCGCGGCCTTCGTGCCCGGCGGCTGGTGCGGCGCCGACGCCGAGTGCCGCGCCGTCGACAACGACTGGGTGCTCAGGCCTGGGCCCGGAGCCCAGCGCTTCCGGAGGCTCATCGACAGGATCGTCAGGTCAGAGGCCTTCCCCAACAGGCAGTGCAAGTAG